A DNA window from Bacteroides cellulosilyticus contains the following coding sequences:
- a CDS encoding M24 family metallopeptidase produces MLQPELKLRRDKIRVLMAQQEIDAALITCNVNLIYTYGRVVSGYLYLPLNAPARLFIKRPNNIEGEHIHSIRKPEQLPDLLKECGLPLPAKLMLEGDELSYTEYTRLAACFPEATVVNGTPLIRKARSVKTNIEIEMFRRSGIAHTKAYEQIPSVYRPGMTDRQLSIEIERLMRLEGCLGIFRTFGQSMEIFMGSLLAGDNATAPAPYDFALGGEGLDPSIPIGANGALLQPGQSFMVDMGGNFYGYMGDMSRVFSIGKLPEKAYAAHQTCLDVQATVIEKAKPGAVCEDLYNTAIDIVTKAGFADYFMGVAQKAKFIGHGIGLEINEAPVLAPRMKQELEPGMVFALEPKIVLPGVGPLGIENSWVVTADGVEKLTLCKEEIREM; encoded by the coding sequence ATGTTACAACCGGAACTAAAATTAAGACGCGATAAAATACGCGTCTTGATGGCTCAACAAGAGATTGACGCCGCTCTTATCACTTGCAATGTAAACTTGATTTATACGTACGGACGCGTTGTCAGCGGCTATCTGTATTTACCGTTGAATGCTCCGGCACGCTTATTTATCAAACGCCCTAATAATATTGAAGGAGAACATATACATTCTATCCGTAAGCCGGAACAATTGCCCGATTTATTGAAAGAGTGCGGTCTGCCCTTGCCTGCGAAATTGATGTTGGAGGGAGACGAACTCTCTTATACGGAGTATACCCGTCTGGCAGCTTGCTTTCCTGAAGCTACTGTTGTGAATGGTACTCCCCTGATCCGTAAGGCGCGTAGTGTAAAGACAAATATTGAAATTGAAATGTTCCGTCGTTCGGGTATTGCCCATACGAAGGCTTATGAACAGATTCCTTCTGTGTATCGACCAGGAATGACAGATCGTCAGTTGTCTATTGAAATAGAACGCCTGATGCGTTTGGAAGGTTGTCTGGGTATTTTCCGTACATTTGGTCAGAGTATGGAGATATTTATGGGTAGCTTGCTGGCGGGAGATAATGCCACTGCTCCTGCACCTTATGACTTTGCTTTAGGTGGTGAAGGACTTGATCCGTCTATACCTATCGGTGCAAACGGTGCATTGCTGCAACCCGGTCAGAGTTTTATGGTTGATATGGGTGGAAACTTCTATGGATACATGGGTGATATGAGCCGAGTATTCTCTATCGGTAAGTTACCGGAGAAGGCTTATGCTGCACATCAAACATGTCTGGATGTACAGGCAACTGTGATTGAAAAGGCAAAACCGGGTGCTGTTTGCGAAGATCTCTATAATACAGCTATTGATATCGTAACGAAAGCCGGATTTGCCGATTACTTTATGGGAGTAGCACAGAAGGCGAAATTTATCGGTCATGGCATTGGCTTGGAAATCAACGAAGCTCCTGTACTGGCTCCGCGTATGAAGCAGGAATTAGAACCGGGTATGGTATTTGCCCTCGAACCCAAAATCGTATTGCCGGGTGTCGGCCCCCTGGGTATTG